The Grus americana isolate bGruAme1 chromosome 29, bGruAme1.mat, whole genome shotgun sequence genome contains the following window.
CACCTGCGTCTCGGTGCGTGGGTGCGAGTGGGAAAAAGAAACTTATCAGTGTCTAAATTTTTGGGTTTTGCGTGACTTTTTGAAGTGAAGATCACCTTCCCTTCCTGTTAAGGCTCGCCCTGAGCTTTGCTGCCGTTGTTTCTCAATTTGTTGCATTAAAAGGAGCgcttgggtttgggtttttggggtggcAGGGGATTTTTGGCTGCAAAATGCCAAAAAGGCCACGCCAGCAGCACCTTCTCTCCCTGCTTCGCCCCGGAGTCAGCCCTGTTTTACTGTCAGTTCCTGCCTttttgggaaagggaaggaCTTTTCCACCACTGCagccccatcccatcccaggATCAGGACAGCACACAGCAAACCAGCCCGAGTGTTTATTCCCAAcggtgtttattttaaaaataaagtcatatCGTTCTCTGCAGCCCCCGCTGGGATCTAGACCTGCGCTCTCCATGGGGGATATTCCACCTGCGCGTGATTTCCCCGTGCATCCACATTCCTGGAGGCAGAGGCCGGCGCCGGACCTGCTTGCACAAGCATCTGCGGTCGGATCAGGCTCTCTGGAGCTGGCCGAGCCCGGCCCCGAGCGTCCGCAGCCGCGGGAAGGCAGAACCCGGCACGGACAGTGCTGGCACCGCAAAGGAGCCCCGGGAAAAACAGAGTTGGGGGGAGCTCATCACACCGTTCGGCTGCAGCCGGGGAGACTTCTCACAGAGAGACAGAAACCCCCCTGGAACGACGTCAGCTTTGGAGATTGGGAGCGAAAAGGCCGAGTTTGAACAGAGGGAAGCGGGGAGGGCGGCCGGCTGCGGCACGGCTCCAGGAGCGCTCACATCTTGGGGAAGCTGGCGAGGTTGGCGATGCCGCAGGCGTTGTTCATGTTGCGCGCCAGGAGGACGTAGCCCTTGTTGCCCCACTCCTCGCCCCAGCTGTGGGGAGAGAAGGCAGAGCCTGAGGCGCTGGCGGGTAAATCCCGACCCGGTGAGAAGCGGCCTCGCCGTCCTGCCGTACCTGTTCTTGATGATCCAGTACTTGGTGCCCTTCTGCGTGCCGTAGCCCACCGCCAGCATCGCGTGGTTGATGTTTTCAGCATTGCAGCTCTCATCGTAGTACACGCCTGGGGGACAGGACGGACGGTTACGCTTAGGATAAACCACCcagccgtgcctcagtttccccaagcTGCCCTGCAAGCAGTGGGCACCAGAGGGGGGgattccccccccagcccctcaccgcGGCTGTAGAACTGGAAGGAGGGCAGGCTGGCATCGATGCCCACGGAGACGGGTCCGATCCTGGCCACAGCCCTCTTCAAAGCCTTCTCGTTGCCTTCAGGGATTTCCCGGTAGCCGCGGCACTTGGCCGCCTTCCCTCTGGGGTTGTACATGCAGCTCTCGTCCTGCACGGGACCAGCAAGGTCAAGGTgaggtggggatgggatggcaattggggagggagaagatggAGACCTTactccccatcccagccccagaCCTGGCCGACGTAGGGGTAGGCGTCCTCCGAGTCGATGCCGCGGTTCTGCCGGACGTACTCGAAGGCGTTGGTCATGTAGCCGCCGCCGCAGCCGTCGTTGTTGGTCACGCAGTCCACCAGGTTTTGGGGGCTGAGGGACAGCAGCTTTCCCGTCTTCCGCTTCAGCTGCCCCTCCAGCGCGCCCACCGAGCTGAAAGCCCAGCACGAGCCGCACTGGCCCTATAGGGACACGATGGGTGACAGTGGGTGACGACGGGTGACACTGGGGTGCCACCCCGCTCTGGGGCACCCCCAGGAGCACCCTGCTTACCTGGTTCTTAACGGGCGTCACGtagcctttcttcctccagtCCACGGCAGCCGGGACTCTCTCGGTCCAGTCGGGGACGTAGAGCGTCTCATTGCGACGTGGGCGGCCGTGGGGCACCTTCAAGCCCGTCATGGTCCTCGCCACCTCCTCGCTGGTCTGGGGAAGGAGCCCGGGGTGGATgggtgcagccctggggctgctgggcagagcagcacccaagggtgctcaGTCCCTTCTCCCAGCCCATTGCTGTCCCCTCCCCGGTGACACTCACCATGTCACCCAGGTGGTTCATGGCCAGCTCGAAGGTGTGGATGCCCAGCGCGTGCTCCAGGTTGTGGCTGTTGATGTACTTGAGGTTCTTCTCCCAGATCAGCCTCCGTGCCACCTCGTCCACCTGCCCCGCGGGGTGAgatggtgctgggcagaggggtTCTGCCCacgtcccccctccccaccgtGGGGACACCCCCACCATCACCAGGGTggtccccagctccccccggTACCCCCCAGGGGCCAGTCCCCTCCCGCGGGGCTCTGCCGTACCTCGCCGTTGTACTGCTTGCCGTAGGTTTTCTTCCATAGGTTCCACTGGGCGTCCAGCTCCCGCTCGAGGTGCGGCTGGGCCACCACTGCAGGGAccagcagggccagcagcgTGGGCCACCACATCCTGGGGGACAGAGACCGAGCCTGGGAGGGCCGGACGGGGGACGGGACCCTGTGCCCACCCTGGGGGGGACCCGAACCCCGTGCACCCACCCCGTTAACAGCCCACGGGacctggccccccccccccccccccccccccccgttttggGGCCGAGTCCCCGCCGTGGGCAGCGCCGGCCAGGCGCAGGCATCACATGAGCCGGGACAGCTGGTTCCCATTACCGCCCTGCTGGCGCCTtcccggcagccccaggctgggggaaactggggtttgggggtgcacAGAACAGGGGGCGCAGGCTGGGGGGACACCCGGGCATCCTGCCCCCTCCCTTGCTTCACCCACTTGCACCCAGCATCCGCTTTCTCACCAGACCCCCGGGGCAGAGCAGGAACGGGGACACCAGCCcgagcctgcagcccacagCCCCGTTCGAtgctccgtgcctcagtttccccttttgCACCTCTAAGGCTCCCAACGCTGCCACATGGGACCCTATTTCATcccccactcccactggggtCCATTTCTTGGGGGGTCCAAAGCCACCCGACTGCCCCCAGCAACGCCCCGTTGGGTCTCCCGTCCACCCACGGGACCTCCTCCCGGCTGCTTACCCCAGCATGGTGCTGTCGGCAGGAGGACGGCGCAGCCCGGGCCCGGGGGATGCGGGGTGCCGCGGCCGCAGCTCTTTTATGCCGCTGGATTGAGGAAGTGAAGAGGCAGCTGGAAAATTTTGGCAGTCGCTTGGGTCTGCACAGGgttggagggaagggggagacaGGGGGGGGACGCAGCGgcagctccctcccagcttcaCGTGatgctgtggggcagagctgagTCAGCCCCGGCTCGGGGGCTCGTGGCGCTGGATcccaccctggggacaccctcctgccccaggggagggggggctgcccATTCCCACCAGCTCTGGGGGTACAGGGGGGCCCAGGTTCATCCTCGGCCACCGCGGGGGAAGCGGGGCCAGACGGTGCTTTCTGCGGTGACTGGCACCTCGTCACGCGGCGCCTGCCGGGACGACTCAGAAAACCTTGATCGCTGCCCGAAGGTCCCGGGGGAACCCGGTGTCATTAGGTCCCTGTCCCAGGCACGCTGCGCTGGGGAtgacatcatcatcatcctcctcttccaggCATGGGTACGAGGATGGAGGCTCCTGGGGAGccaggggctgggagcagaaccagggcagggctgtgggctggAGCCAGCTCTACACTACACCCACGTCACCTTGGGGGTCCCCGGTTGAGAGACccggcacccccccccccccaaacgcTCACCCTCCCCAGCTGATGAGAAGGGGGTGGCTGAGTCACCCCCCACCGAGCACGGGGCCCTGACTCGGCCGCGCATGACCGAGCGCTGAGGCCACCGGCACAGGGAGCGAACCGCGGGGAGCCGAGGATTTTAGGGGGCTGCCCCCCCGGGCAGATGGGGCCAGAGATGGAGGCGAGGCTGAACGAGGGGCACCAGGCTGCATCCCCTCTCCGGCCGCAGGGCTCGGGGAGAATCCAACGATCCACAACCCCGGAGATCACAAGGGAAAGCTGCTAacgtgctccagcccctgacTGCGAATAAttaagagggagaaggagagagggagccCCGGGATGAAGGCAGCACCCGGGGGTCCTCACCATCTCCGCCACCTCGGCATCGCTGCGAGGccaaggggagggaggggtggtGGTAGGCGCAGTACGGGAGGAGGGAGAAACGAGAGCGCGctttgaaaaagggaaaatatcttGTTGTAAAATCTCTGCTACATATAATCATCTGCACCTCTTGCAACAAGAGGGAGCCCTGGCCCCAAAAcaagccccccacccccccaaggAGGAGGtttggctcctgcctgccccaagCGATTGTACGATAAAATAATCCCCCCTCACattgaaaaatacaattatCAAAAACTGCACGTGAAGGCAATAAACGTTTCCCAACAGCTTCGGCATTTGCTGGCTGCTCCAGCTGGtttcttttccccagcagcTTGAATTTTCCGGGGGCTACAGCAGCGTCGCAGACCTGAAGTTGCCGCTTTTCATCCCTGGTCCCGGTGCGCTGGGGGGGGTGGAAGCACCACAAGGCAAG
Protein-coding sequences here:
- the CTSK gene encoding cathepsin K isoform X2 → MNLGPPVPPELHHVKLGGSCRCVPPLSPPSLQPCADPSDCQNFPAASSLPQSSGIKELRPRHPASPGPGLRRPPADSTMLGMWWPTLLALLVPAVVAQPHLERELDAQWNLWKKTYGKQYNGEVDEVARRLIWEKNLKYINSHNLEHALGIHTFELAMNHLGDMTSEEVARTMTGLKVPHGRPRRNETLYVPDWTERVPAAVDWRKKGYVTPVKNQGQCGSCWAFSSVGALEGQLKRKTGKLLSLSPQNLVDCVTNNDGCGGGYMTNAFEYVRQNRGIDSEDAYPYVGQDESCMYNPRGKAAKCRGYREIPEGNEKALKRAVARIGPVSVGIDASLPSFQFYSRGVYYDESCNAENINHAMLAVGYGTQKGTKYWIIKNSWGEEWGNKGYVLLARNMNNACGIANLASFPKM
- the CTSK gene encoding cathepsin K isoform X1 — its product is MPKLLGNVYCLHVQFLIIVFFNHHVKLGGSCRCVPPLSPPSLQPCADPSDCQNFPAASSLPQSSGIKELRPRHPASPGPGLRRPPADSTMLGMWWPTLLALLVPAVVAQPHLERELDAQWNLWKKTYGKQYNGEVDEVARRLIWEKNLKYINSHNLEHALGIHTFELAMNHLGDMTSEEVARTMTGLKVPHGRPRRNETLYVPDWTERVPAAVDWRKKGYVTPVKNQGQCGSCWAFSSVGALEGQLKRKTGKLLSLSPQNLVDCVTNNDGCGGGYMTNAFEYVRQNRGIDSEDAYPYVGQDESCMYNPRGKAAKCRGYREIPEGNEKALKRAVARIGPVSVGIDASLPSFQFYSRGVYYDESCNAENINHAMLAVGYGTQKGTKYWIIKNSWGEEWGNKGYVLLARNMNNACGIANLASFPKM